The genomic interval CCCGGGTCACCCGTTCGGCCTGGCTGCGCCGCTGCACCGTCGCCGGGTCGAGGTTGGCGCAGAGCACCACGGTGGCCCCGGCGGCCAGCGGTGCCAGCAGCCACTTCACCGGGTGCTCGTGCTCGGCCGCGTCGACCAGTACCCGGTCGCCGGGGCGCAGCCCGAAGACCTCGTCGGCCATTCCCCGGGCCAGCCGGCCCCACTCGGCGTAGCTGGTGCCGTCCACAGTGGCCGCGTCGTCGGGGTGCAGCGGCACGTACGGCCGCAGGTCGGGGTCGTGTCGGCGTACCTCGGTGAGGTAGTCCCGGTAGCCGTCCGGCGGCTCGGCCAGCGGGGCGCCGTCCGGCGCGAACCCGAGCACGAACCGGTGTCTCGCCTCGGGTACGTGATCGAGCCAGTCGTCGATCCGGGGCAGCGCGGCGTACGTGACGTCGAAGGGCTCCTCGACGCCCGGGCCGAGCCGGGGCAGCCCGGCGGTGGCGGTGCCGTGGAAGCTCACCGACACCCCCGCCGACCAGGCGCCGAGCAGTACGGCGGCGGTCTGCCAGTGCGGCGGCAGCAGCACCGCGGCCCGGGCGCCGATGCCCAGCCCGCAGCCGTGGACCAGCAGGTTCGCCGTCCGGGCCACCCACTCGGCCAGCGCCTCGGCGGAGAGTTCGGTGCGTTCCCCGGTCGCGTCGTCGTAATAGGTGAGCAGCGGCCGGGCCCGATCCGTCGCCAGCGCGGAGGCGAAGAGCGCCGGTACCCCGCTCACCCGGACCGAACTCTGCCGCATGGAATGCCCCCTGCCCGCTGGCTGCCGGTGCTCGCGCGGGCCGTCCCGCGCGGCACCGACGATACCGGTCCCGGCGCCCCGCTCAGTCGATGGTGAGCACCAGCTTGCCCCGGCCGTGCCGGGTCTCCAGCTCGCGGTGCGCCTCGGCGGCGCGCTCCAGCGGCAGCGTCCGGCGGACGTGGATCCGCAGTTCGCCCCTGGTGTGCAGGTCGACGAGTCCGGCCAGCCGGTGTGCCGACCGGAGGTTGCGGGTGACCCGGATGCCGAGTTCCTCGGCCCGGCCGTGCTCGACCAGGGTGAGGATCCGCTTGCGGTCGGGCACCAGCTCCAGGCTGACCCGCAGCGCGTCGCCGCCGGCCCCGTCCAGCGCCGCGTCCACCCCGTCCGGCGCGAGCGCGCGGACCCGGTCGGCCAGGCCCGGCCCGTACGCCACCGGGGTGGCGCCGAGCGACCGGAGGTAGTCGTGGTTGTCCGGGCTGGCCGTGCCGAGCACCGTCGCGCCGGCCGCCACGGCGAGCTGTACCGCCACCGTGCCGACCGCACCGGCGGCGGCGTGCACCAGCAGCGTCTCGCCGCGCGCGACGGCCAGCTCGTCGAGGGCGATGTGCGCGGTCTGCGCCCCGGCGGTGAAGCCGCCGGCCACCTCCCAGGGCATCTCGGTGGGCTTGGCGGTGATCTGGTCGGCCGGGATCACCAGGTATTCGGCGTAGCAGTCGAGCTGACCGAAGCCGAGCACCTCGGCACCGACGGCGACGCTGCTGACGTCCGGGCCGAGCTGGTCGACGATGCCGGCGAACTCGTTGCCGGGCACCCTCGGCAGGTCGCCGGTCACCCCCGGCGGCGCCCAGCCGGACCGGATCGCGCAGTCGTACGGCTGCACCCCGGCCGCCTTCACCCGGATCCGTACCTGGCCCGGGCCGGGCACCGGGGTGGGCAGCTCCAGCAGCCGCAGTACCTCGGGACCGCCGTACTCGGTGAAACCCGCCGCTCGCATCGGACATCCTCCCGTCGTGGAGTTGACGGGCCGAGTCTGCGTCCTCAACCTCGATTGAGGTCAAGTCGCCGGGAACGGGCCGGGCCGGTCACCCCGACTGGGGTGACCGGCCCGGTCTCGCGGGGCTGGCGGCGCCGGCTCAGGCGGCCAGCATCTTGCGCAGCACGTACCGCAGGATGCCGCCGTGCCGGTAGTAGTCGGCCTCGCCGGGGGTGTCGATCCGGACCACGGCGTCGAACTCGACTCCGGTGTCGGTGGTCACCCGGACGGTACGCGGGATCTGGCCCTCGTTCAGCGCGGTCACCCCGCTGATCGAGAACGTCTCGGTGCCGGTCAGCCCCAACGACTCCGCGTCGGTGTCGGCCGGGTACTGCAACGGCAGCACGCCCATCCCGATCAGGTTCGACCGGTGGATCCGCTCGTACGACTGGGCGATCACCGCGCGTACCCCGAGCAGCATGGTGCCCTTCGCCGCCCAGTCCCGGGACGAGCCGGAGCCGTACTCCGTACCGGCCAGGATCACCAGCGGGATGCCGGCCTCCTGGTAGGCCACCGAGGCGTCGTAGATCGAGGTCTGCTCGCCGGTCAGGTGGTTGACCGTGAAGCCGCCCTCGACCCCCGGCACGAGCTGGTTGCGCAGCCGGATGTTGGCGAAGGTGCCCCGGATCATCACCTCGTGGTTGCCGCGCCGGGACCCGTACGAGTTGAACTCGTGCCGGGCCACGCCGTGCTCGGCGAGGTATTTGCCGGCGGGGGAGTCGGGCT from Plantactinospora sp. BC1 carries:
- a CDS encoding TIGR03089 family protein yields the protein MRQSSVRVSGVPALFASALATDRARPLLTYYDDATGERTELSAEALAEWVARTANLLVHGCGLGIGARAAVLLPPHWQTAAVLLGAWSAGVSVSFHGTATAGLPRLGPGVEEPFDVTYAALPRIDDWLDHVPEARHRFVLGFAPDGAPLAEPPDGYRDYLTEVRRHDPDLRPYVPLHPDDAATVDGTSYAEWGRLARGMADEVFGLRPGDRVLVDAAEHEHPVKWLLAPLAAGATVVLCANLDPATVQRRSQAERVTRVL
- a CDS encoding NADP-dependent oxidoreductase, whose protein sequence is MRAAGFTEYGGPEVLRLLELPTPVPGPGQVRIRVKAAGVQPYDCAIRSGWAPPGVTGDLPRVPGNEFAGIVDQLGPDVSSVAVGAEVLGFGQLDCYAEYLVIPADQITAKPTEMPWEVAGGFTAGAQTAHIALDELAVARGETLLVHAAAGAVGTVAVQLAVAAGATVLGTASPDNHDYLRSLGATPVAYGPGLADRVRALAPDGVDAALDGAGGDALRVSLELVPDRKRILTLVEHGRAEELGIRVTRNLRSAHRLAGLVDLHTRGELRIHVRRTLPLERAAEAHRELETRHGRGKLVLTID